The proteins below come from a single Cricetulus griseus strain 17A/GY chromosome 6, alternate assembly CriGri-PICRH-1.0, whole genome shotgun sequence genomic window:
- the Tcfl5 gene encoding LOW QUALITY PROTEIN: transcription factor-like 5 protein isoform X2 (The sequence of the model RefSeq protein was modified relative to this genomic sequence to represent the inferred CDS: inserted 3 bases in 2 codons): MSGPGPREPPPEAGATAGEAGXEGAGGGDAALGEPGLSFTTTDLSLVEMTEVEYTQLQHILYSHMEAADGELEARLGSALLAGPGAGSGAAGSLAPAPPVYPVLCPPLAADAPCLGHVDFQELRMMLLGEAGAAEKTPGGADGTRTRADGAAKEGAXGAGPDGAPEARAKPTVRVRLEDRFNSMPAEPPAPRGAEPGESGVALNNLVTLIRHPSELMNVPLHQQQNKCTTLVKNKTAAATTALQFTYPLFTSACSTGGNASLAQTQSSSNSCSILEAAKHQDIGLPRAFSFCYQQEIESTKQTGGSRNKALPEQVWIKVGEEALCKQAINKRNRSRIRQLDTSVERRALGEIQNVGEGSTASQGTWQSSESSQSNLGEQTQSGPQGGRSQRRERHNRMERDRRRRIRICCDELNLLVPFCNAETDKATTLQWTTAFLKYIQERHGDSLKKEFESVFCGKTGRRLKLTRPESLVTCPAQGSLQSSPAMEIK; this comes from the exons ATGTCGGGCCCGGGGCCGCGGGAGCCGCCGCCTGAGGCGGGCGCGACGGCCGGCGAGGCGG CCGAGGGCGCGGGCGGCGGGGACGCGGCGCTGGGCGAGCCGGGACTGAGCTTCACGACCACCGACCTGAGTCTGGTGGAGATGACGGAAGTGGAGTACACGCAGCTGCAGCACATCCTCTACTCGCACATGGAGGCGGCGGACGGCGAGCTCGAGGCACGTCTGGGCTCCGCGCTGCTGGCCGGCCCGGGCGCGGGCTCGGGCGCGGCGGGCTCGCTGGCGCCGGCGCCGCCCGTGTACCCAGTGCTGTGCCCGCCGCTGGCGGCCGACGCGCCGTGCCTGGGCCACGTCGACTTCCAGGAGCTGCGCATGATGCTGCTGGGCGAGGCGGGCGCCGCCGAGAAGACGCCTGGCGGCGCGGACGGGACGCGGACGCGGGCAGACGGCGCGGCCAAGGAGGGCGC CGGCGCGGGGCCGGACGGCGCGCCCGAGGCCCGGGCCAAGCCGACCGTACGCGTCCGTCTGGAGGACCGATTCAACAGCATGCCGGCCGAGCCGCCTGCGCCGCGCGGTGCGGAGCCCGGAGAGTCGGGCGTGGCGCTCAACAA TTTGGTAACTCTTATTCGACATCCATCTGAATTAATGAATGTTCCTCTTCACcagcaacaaaacaaatgtaCGACCttagtgaaaaataaaactgctgCTGCCACTACTGCTCTGCAGTTCACCTACCCGCTGTTTACAAGTGCCTGCTCCACTGGTGGGAACGCCAGCCTTGCACAGACACAG AGTTCTAGTAACTCATGTTCTATACTGGAAGCTGCCAAGCACCAGGATATTGGACTGCCTagagcattttctttctgttaccaGCAAGAGATTGAGTCCACCAAACAGACAGGAGGTAGTAGAAACAAAGCCTTGCCGGAGCAGGTTTGGATTAAGGTGGGAG AAGAAGCGCTATGTAAACAAGCAATCAATAAGAGGAATCGGAGTAGAATCCGCCAGTTGGACACAAGTGTGGAGCGAAGAGCCCTTGGGGAGATTCAGAATGTGGGTGAAGGCTCCACAGCTTCACAGGGCACCTGGCAGTCTTCTGAGTCCTCACAGTCAAACCTCGGGGAGCAGACGCAGAGCGGACCCCAGGGAGGAAGGTCTCAGCGTCGGGAGAGGCATAACCGGATGGAAAGAGATAGAAG GCGCAGAATCCGCATTTGCTGTGATGAGCTGAATCTTTTAGTTCCGTTCTGCAATGCAGAGACAGATAAAGCAACAACCCTTCAGTGGACCACAGCATTCCTGAAGTACATTCAGGAAAGACATGGGGATTCTCTTAAAAAG